GACTCACCCTGTCCCCTCATTCGGCAGTGCCGACGCCACCAAGGAGCAGGTCGAGGAATTCTACAACTTCTGGTACAACTTCGACAGCTGGAGAACTTTCGAGTACCTCGACGAGGATGTCCCCGATGACAACGAGAACCGTGACCAGAAGCGACACCAGGAGCGCAAGAACACCAACGCtcgcaagaagaagaaggctgacgACAACGCGCGTCTCCGCAAGCTGCTAGACGACGCTTCCGCCGGTGATGAGCGTATCAAGCGATTCCGACAGGAGGCCAACgccgccaagaacaagaagcgTTTCGAGCGCgaggctgctgagaagaaggccaaggaggatgCTGAGGCCGCTAAGCTCGCCGAGGAGAAGGCTCGCcaggaggctgaggctgctgccaaggctgaCCGTGAGTCCTCCAAGAAGGCAAAGGAGGCTGCCAAGAACGCtgtcaagaagaacaagcgTGTCCTCAAGGGTTCCGTCAAGGACGCCAACTACTTCGCTGCCGGCGAGCCCACACCCGCTGACATCGACTCCGTCCTCGGCGATGTTGAGACCATCCAGGGCAAGATTGATCctgatgagattgctgctcttgctggTAAGCTCAACGGTCTCAAGGTTGCtgatgagatcaaggctgTCTGGGCCGGCGAGACCAAGAGACTCGTCGAGGCTGGTAAGCTCAAGGAGGGTGATGTTAAGGTCTTGGCTTAAGCGATGCGTGTTACGTGGTTAGGAAAAATGATTGTTGAGTTATTATGATGGGTTCTAGATAAAAGTAGATACGACGATATGTTTTCTAGATCAGAATAGAACGAGCTCTAGACTTTGTTCAGGCTACGTTTTGATCCCATTACCTTCTCTTGAATTTGTAAATGCGACATGGACAAGTGACATGGTTGTTGTAATGATAATATATTTGTCTGACCTGGAAGTTGTTCCAATCATCGAAGTTGCAAAGTGAGAGAGAAGAGTCATTGAGAAAACCGGGTTCATATGCCAACTCCAACTGCCGAGGTGCGAAAAGGGGAAGTCTATTTGCGTACGGCTCTTGTGCCCCCTCTATATTACAAAAAGTAGTGATGATAAATGTGTACAAAGAGTAGAAAGATTGGTCGTCCTGATTCTGGACTCAAACATATGTAGATGAGTAGAGAACCCCAAACCCAGAAACATGACAAGATCCAAGTCCCGTTTGGCCCTGATATCCTAAGGGCAACTCCCTTGAACGCCGGTTCCCATCTAATGCTTACGCCTCCCTATCCAGAGACTGTCCCAACACCATCTCATAGTAAAGTCCCCTCTTCGCAACAAGCTCCTCATGTCGTCCCCTCTCAACAATCTTTCCGCCAGCAAAGACACAGATAACATCAGCGTCTCGAATCGTGCTCAGTCGATGAGCTACAGCAACTGTTGTCCTTCCCTCAGCTGCTCGATCTAAGGCTTCCTTGACGACCTTCTCGCTCTCTGTGTCGAGGGCACTGGTGGCCTcgtcgaggagaagaaggcgtGGCTTGCGGATAAGAGCTCGAGCGATGGCAATGCGTTGACGTTGGCCTCCTGATAGTGAGAGACCTTGGTTGCCGCAGGGCGTAGTAAGACCCTCAGGGAGGGAAGAGACGAATTCATAAACGTTGGCTTGTTTGCAGGCTTCGATGATCTCGTCGTCAGAGGGAACGCCTTCTTCGATGCCAAGAGAGATATTGTCCCTGATAGAGCCCTGATACAAGACTGGCTCTTGCTGAACGAGGGCAATGTCCCTTCTGTGTAGTCGTctgtccttcatcttgatatCCTCCCCATCCGCAAGTAACATTCCCGAAGTTGGGTCATAGAAACGCTCGAGAAGCGCTATCATAGTTGATTTACCGCAACCTGATGCACCAACCAGCGCGACCATCTTTCCTGACTCAATGCTGATGTCGACCCCTTTGAGAACCTGCAACTTGGGTCGACGGGGGTACGCGAAGGTGATCCCTTCACAAGACACATCAATACCCTTCTCAGACAACTTCTCACTTCCTGAAGCCCCCGGTCCATTGTCTGCATTATCGTGTAGGGCCTTTTGACGACGCTGCTGGAAGATGTAGTTGATGGCGGTTCGTGCTTTGGTGATGCTCGTGGTGTACTGGAAGAGCATGGCTGATGTTTCTCCCGAGAAGACGacggcgatgaagatgacgtaGAACTGATCTGTGGTATACTCGCCGAAAGAAACAAGACGACCACCGTACCTGTTACTTGTTAGTGTCGTCTTTATGCTGCATGAACGAGACTGAACTTACCAGAAACCCAGGGCCATGGCGAGGAAAGACGCCGACTGACTGAAAGAGTAGAACAGCATCTTCCAACCTAGACCAGCACTTGGCTCCTTAACAAGTCCTTCAAGGGCACTGCTGTATCTCTCGATGACAGCACGTTCCAGAGCCCGTGAAGACACAGTTCTGATACCCAACACAGCTTCAGAGGCcaagctgctgctcttcgCGAACCGCCAGCAGTATCATCGTCAAACTTATACTCAAGACGAATTCGGACATATCCTGAGCCAACAAGGACCGGTAGAGCACAAAGCGTCAGAACAAGACCCAGTTTCCAACCGTAAGCGATGGCGAGGACGGAACTCGATAGAACAGTGACGATGTTGATCATGATGAGGGACAGGTTCATAGATAGAAGTTCCTGAAGACTCGTAGGCTCGGCAGCCAGTCGTGAAACAAGAGCACCAGTTCCACGGTTGGGATCGTCGAAGAAGACCATGTCTTGTCGAAGGGTGTTGTCGAACAGTTCGCCACGATAAACAGTCATAACATGCTGAAAAGTGTtagtcttgatcatctcatgGCATGGATAAAAGAGACACTTACCTGGCCGATCTCGTTGCAAACCCAGCCAGCAACGGCATAGATGACAAAGTTGGCAAGGGCAACAACGAAGAACATCagggagaagaagtttgCTTCACTGACATCGATGGTCTCGAAAGCCTTCATTgttttggagaagaggatggcGAGTGCTGGGTATGTGCCACCTAAACTTTGTCAGTGTCTGCCTTTCCTAGTAGCTTATGATAGCACTTACCTCCCAATAATGAGATGATGACCAGAATGAACCCAGAGAACCATAGCGACCGTTGCTCCTTGATAACAAGCCAAAGGCCCTTCAGAAGCCCATAGTTGATTCCATCGTCCTGCGAGATATCGGCTGTAGCATGCTGAGAAGCACGAGATAGAACGGGATCGAGACCAGCAACTGGCTCCTCCATATCCGTCTCACTATCCTCATCGTCTGATGAAGCACTTCCCTTTCCAAGATCCTGCAAGCGAACAAGACGCGAGTATGTACCACCTCTCTCAATCAATGAATCGTGAGAACCTTGTTCGATAGTTTCACCCTTGGCCATGACAATGATGTTATCGGCATCTCGAATCGTAGAGAGTCTGTGAGCGATGACGATCATGGTTCGACCCTTGGCAACGTTGTTGAGAGCTTGCTGCACGATCTTTTCGGCGTTGGGGTCGAGGGCGCTGGTAGCTTCGTCGAGCATGAGGACTTTGGGGTTGGAGATGATGCTGCGAGCAATGACCACTCGCTGCTTCTGTCCACCGGATAAAGAGGCGCCTCGTTCGCCGATCCAAGTATCGTATCCCTGAAAAAGGGTTTAGTCAAAGAAACCTATGAGATAAGGAGAGACTTACGTTTGGCAATGTTTCGATGAAGTCATGGGCATAAGCCGATTTACAGGCATCGACAACCATgcgtttcttttcttcttctgaaaGGTCCACCATGGGGGTGCCGGTGAGGCCGTCGACAACGTTTTGATAGATAGTGCCGCTGAATAGAGTCGGTTCCTGGTAAGGAGTCAGCACCAGTTTGGCCTACAATGTGTATCGATCCCTGTACATACCTGCTGAACCATTCTAATATTTGTTCGCAGCCATTGCAAGTTCAAGCTCTCAACAGGACGTCCATCCAGCGTGATAGAACCAGCGCTCGGCATATACCATCGCTCCAAAAGACCAAAGATAGTACTCTTTCCTGATCCGCTGGCTCCAACCAAAGCAGTTGTTTGATCTGCAGGAATATCGAGGTTGAGTGAGTGAAGAATTTCGACATTAGCTCGTGATGGGTAAGCAAAGCGAACGCCACGGAACTGTATATCGCCCTTGAAGTCCGGTATTTTGTCTCCTTCCTGTGATAAAGCGTCGATTTCAGACTTGCGATCGATCATCTCGAACATCTCTTGCGCAGCTGCAGTAGCCTTTGAGATGGCGATTGTCTGGGGCGCGATTTGGGTGAGAGCCGTAGCAGCAACAAGAACTGCAAAGATGACACTATGAACCATGTTAGCAAAACATCCAGCtctgaagagaaaagaaactcACGTAACAACTGTACCGGGCTGGGTGATCTCACCCTCAGAGTACATCCTCATACCCTGCCAAAAGGCCAATCCATAACCCGCAAAGATACAAAAGAACTCCGTTGGGAACAGAATCATGTAAACCCAGGACTTCTTATGACCAATTCTCCTCGCCTCCTCAAGCGTATTCGTAAATCTCTTAGACAACTTGGGAAACGCCCAGAAAGCATGTGCAGTTCGAATAGTCGAGAAAGCCTCCTCGGCCAAAGAACTCGATCGCGAGTAGACGTCAAACATGGCATATTCATAGCCAGTATCGATAGCGACGCAGATAATCGTTACAACGAGGTTGACGGGGATGATGGCAAGGACAATGAGTGTCAATTTCCATTGCACGGCGAAAGCGACGACAAAGGCTGAGACAAAGGTTGATAGAGCCGCGATGGTGATGCCGAACTTTTCCGAGATTCCTTGGTTAATGAGATTTCCATTTGTTGTGATTTGCCCAGGAATTGATGAGGACGGAGAGTCGAAGAAGGCAACTTCCTGGCGAAGGGTGCTTCGTACAAAGTCGACGCGCAGTGcttttgtggtgttgataGCAGCAATAGAGACAAGAATCTACCCCCTTTAGCATCATCTCTGTATAAGCTTCTTGTGTATAAGTGACTTACCGTCCAAAGATATGTCAAAGCAAACTTTGCgataaagagataaataaaGTACAAGCTATCAATGGTCAACTTGCGAATGCAAACAACGGCTAGCAAACAATACCTGTACTTGCTGACTTCGCTTCGATATCCAGCGGGCGATAACACTCCAGTTGCAAAATCAGTGAAAACGTTGATGAACTTTCCAAAAACGAGATCCATCAGGGGTAATATCGTTCCAGCGGCGATCATAGCCACGAATgcgatgctgttgaggatccATCCTAAGCGATCGTTGTAGGTAAAGACGCGCTGCGAATACTGTTAGTACACCCTCACAGCTGTCGCGAGAGCGATACATACCAAGTAGTACTTGAAGCTCGaatccttcttttcttctttttgtcacCCTTTTCGNNNNNNNNNNNNNNNNNNNNNNNNNNNNNNNNNNNNNNNNNNNNNNNNNNNNNNNNNNNNNNNNNNNNNNNNNNNNNNNNNNNNNNNNNNNNNNNNNNNNNNNNNNNNNNNNNNNNNNNNNNNNNNNNNNNNNNNNNNNNNNNNNNNNNNNNNNNNNNNNNNNNNNNNNNNNNNNNNNNNNNNNNNNNNNNNNNNNNNNNNNNNNNNNNNNNNNNNNNNNNNNNNNNNNNNNNNNNNNNNNNNNNNNNNNNNNNNNNNNNNNNNNNNNNNNNNNNNNNNNNNNNNNNNNNNNNNNNNNNNNNNNNNNNNNNNN
The window above is part of the Fusarium oxysporum f. sp. lycopersici 4287 chromosome 8, whole genome shotgun sequence genome. Proteins encoded here:
- a CDS encoding DnaJ like subfamily C member 2; its protein translation is MASVATVTLPLPALPSGWAADKDFKAIGKLTEATQRTIEPVGPHFLAHARRARHKRTFSEDDRIQAQESTKNVEDGDVSDESEPEDPMMLQREAKDWKTQDHYKILGLSKYRWKATEDQIKKAHRKKVLKHHPDKKAAQGRTEDDQFFKCIQKATDVLLDPIKRRQFDSVDEEADVEPPTKKQLQKTDYYKAWSKVFKSEARFSKTHPVPSFGSADATKEQVEEFYNFWYNFDSWRTFEYLDEDVPDDNENRDQKRHQERKNTNARKKKKADDNARLRKLLDDASAGDERIKRFRQEANAAKNKKRFEREAAEKKAKEDAEAAKLAEEKARQEAEAAAKADRESSKKAKEAAKNAVKKNKRVLKGSVKDANYFAAGEPTPADIDSVLGDVETIQGKIDPDEIAALAGKLNGLKVADEIKAVWAGETKRLVEAGKLKEGDVKVLA
- a CDS encoding multidrug resistance protein (At least one base has a quality score < 10); the encoded protein is MDLVFGKFINVFTDFATGVLSPAGYRSEVSKYRYCLLAVVCIRKLTIDSLYFIYLFIAKFALTYLWTILVSIAAINTTKALRVDFVRSTLRQEVAFFDSPSSSIPGQITTNGNLINQGISEKFGITIAALSTFVSAFVVAFAVQWKLTLIVLAIIPVNLVVTIICVAIDTGYEYAMFDVYSRSSSLAEEAFSTIRTAHAFWAFPKLSKRFTNTLEEARRIGHKKSWVYMILFPTEFFCIFAGYGLAFWQGMRMYSEGEITQPGTVVTVIFAVLVAATALTQIAPQTIAISKATAAAQEMFEMIDRKSEIDALSQEGDKIPDFKGDIQFRGVRFAYPSRANVEILHSLNLDIPADQTTALVGASGSGKSTIFGLLERWYMPSAGSITLDGRPVESLNLQWLRTNIRMVQQEPTLFSGTIYQNVVDGLTGTPMVDLSEEEKKRMVVDACKSAYAHDFIETLPNGYDTWIGERGASLSGGQKQRVVIARSIISNPKVLMLDEATSALDPNAEKIVQQALNNVAKGRTMIVIAHRLSTIRDADNIIVMAKGETIEQGSHDSLIERGGTYSRLVRLQDLGKGSASSDDEDSETDMEEPVAGLDPVLSRASQHATADISQDDGINYGLLKGLWLVIKEQRSLWFSGFILVIISLLGGGTYPALAILFSKTMKAFETIDVSEANFFSLMFFVVALANFVIYAVAGWVCNEIGQHVMTVYRGELFDNTLRQDMVFFDDPNRGTGALVSRLAAEPTSLQELLSMNLSLIMINIVTVLSSSVLAIAYGWKLGLVLTLCALPVLVGSGYVRIRLEYKTVSSRALERAVIERYSSALEGLVKEPSAGLGWKMLFYSFSQSASFLAMALGFWYGGRLVSFGEYTTDQFYVIFIAVVFSGETSAMLFQYTTSITKARTAINYIFQQRRQKALHDNADNGPGASGSEKLSEKGIDVSCEGITFAYPRRPKLQVLKGVDISIESGKMVALVGASGCGKSTMIALLERFYDPTSGMLLADGEDIKMKDRRLHRRDIALVQQEPVLYQGSIRDNISLGIEEGVPSDDEIIEACKQANVYEFVSSLPEGLTTPCGNQGLSLSGGQRQRIAIARALIRKPRLLLLDEATSALDTESEKVVKEALDRAAEGRTTVAVAHRLSTIRDADVICVFAGGKIVERGRHEELVAKRGLYYEMVLGQSLDREA